One Spinacia oleracea cultivar Varoflay chromosome 4, BTI_SOV_V1, whole genome shotgun sequence DNA segment encodes these proteins:
- the LOC110782749 gene encoding probable L-type lectin-domain containing receptor kinase S.7 produces the protein MNSSTRTLIFRLGFAIIIFLLVPIPTSASTSSFHFSSFNARNFTLLGDSYLKNGVVGLTRDVTVPTTSSGSIIYNTPIQFFDSDANITASFSAKFSFSISNINPTSSSGDGLTFFLSPDNQSLGSPGGYLGLVNSSELTKNRFIAFEFDTKLDPHFNDPNDNHVGLDVNSLISIQTANLLLKGIDLKSGDLINVWIEYKNEQKVVRIYMGYSNTKPMNPVLEVKIDLSEHLKEFVYVGFSGSSEGSTELHLIESFGLQIFGFFPVRPHFRTHNVSDSSVIITPPPRLESNSKNHRKRIGLALVIAGPVFCCVVLIVFGYVSAKKWEKIKKQKSFKAEMVTGPRQFSYRELKFATRGFHSSRILGNGAFGTVYKAYFMSSGIISAVKRSKHSHEGKSEFLAELSIIACLRHKNLVQLQGWCVEKGELLLVYDYMLNGSLDKVLYPESKIDTNPLPWAKRYNIVVGLASVLTYLHQECEQVVIHRDIKTSNVLLDANFNPKLGDFGLARLMEHDKSPVSTLTAGTMGYLAPEYLQYGKATEKTDVFSYGVVVLEVACGRQPIERETGDQKMVNLVDWVWKLHSQGRLLEAADQRLKMEFDVEQMKKLLLVGLSCANPDCLERPNMRKVLQILNNEAGPVLVPKSKPTLIFSSSLPLCIEDIVSDYEQESQGSDDLFQDTVQGCQNLKEIC, from the coding sequence ATGAATTCATCCACAAGAACCCTGATTTTCCGGCTCGGCTTTGCAATCATCATCTTCCTCCTTGTTCCAATACCAACCTCTGCTTCGACTTCAAGCTTCCATTTCTCATCGTTTAACGCCAGAAACTTCACTTTGTTGGgtgattcgtatcttaaaaatgGTGTTGTGGGTCTTACAAGAGACGTGACAGTTCCTACTACAAGCTCTGGGTCAATCATTTACAATACCCCAATTCAGTTCTTTGATTCTGATGCTAATATTACTGCTTCTTTCTCTGCTAAATTCTCTTTTTCAATCAGTAATATTAATCCCACTTCATCTTCTGGTGATGGATTgaccttctttctctctcctgataATCAGAGTCTTGGTAGCCCTGGTGGGTACTTGGGTCTTGTGAACTCCTCTGAGTTAACCAAGAATCGGTTTATTGCTTTCGAGTTCGACACGAAACTCGATCCTCATTTCAATGATCCGAATGATAATCATGTTGGTTTGGATGTTAATAGCTTAATTTCAATCCAAACTGCTAATTTGCTGTTAAAAGGGATTGATCTCAAGAGTGGGGATTTGATCAATGTGTGGATTGAAtacaaaaatgagcaaaaagtgGTGAGAATTTATATGGGTTATTCGAATACCAAACCCATGAACCCGGTATTAGAGGTCAAAATTGATCTTTCAGAACATTTGAAGGAGTTTGTGTATGTGGGTTTTTCGGGTTCTAGTGAGGGGAGTACTGAACTTCATCTGATAGAGAGTTTTGGACTACAGATTTTTGGGTTTTTTCCTGTGAGACCTCATTTTAGGACTCATAATGTTTCTGACAGTTCTGTGATAATAACTCCTCCTCCAAGGCTCGAATCGAACTCAAAGAATCATAGAAAGAGGATCGGATTAGCCCTTGTGATTGCTGGTCCAGTATTCTGCTGTGTTGTTCTGATTGTTTTTGGTTATGTTTCTGCCAAGAAATGGGAGAAAATCAAGAAACAGAAAAGTTTCAAGGCAGAAATGGTAACTGGTCCTAGACAGTTTAGCTATAGAGAGCTGAAATTTGCTACAAGGGGGTTTCATTCGAGCAGGATTCTGGGAAACGGCGCGTTTGGGACTGTCTACAAAGCATACTTCATGTCTTCAGGAATTATTTCTGCAGTAAAGAGGTCAAAGCATTCCCATGAAGGTAAATCTGAGTTTCTTGCTGAGTTATCAATTATTGCTTGTTTGAGGCACAAGAACTTGGTTCAACTCCAAGGTTGGTGTGTAGAAAAAGGTGAATTGTTGCTTGTTTATGATTATATGCTAAATGGAAGCCTTGACAAAGTGCTGTATCCAGAGTCAAAAATCGACACTAACCCACTCCCATGGGCTAAAAGATACAACATTGTAGTGGGTTTAGCTTCAGTTTTGACATACTTGCACCAAGAATGTGAACAGGTAGTCATACATAGAGATATCAAGACTAGCAATGTGTTATTAGATGCAAATTTCAACCCAAAGCTTGGTGATTTCGGGTTAGCTAGACTTATGGAACATGATAAAAGCCCGGTTTCAACATTAACTGCTGGAACAATGGGGTACTTGGCTCCTGAGTATCTGCAGTATGGAAAAGCTACTGAAAAAACTGATGTATTCAGCTATGGTGTTGTGGTTCTTGAAGTGGCTTGTGGGAGGCAGCCGATAGAGAGAGAGACAGGTGATCAGAAGATGGTTAATTTAGTGGATTGGGTTTGGAAGCTTCATTCTCAAGGAAGGCTACTTGAAGCTGCTGATCAGAGGTTAAAAATGGAGTTTGATGTGGAACAAATGAAGAAGCTTCTGCTTGTTGGGTTAAGCTGTGCAAATCCTGATTGTTTAGAGAGGCCTAATATGAGGAAGGTGCTTCAGATACTTAACAATGAGGCCGGTCCTGTACTCGTTCCTAAATCGAAGCCAACCTTGATTTTCTCCAGCAGTCTTCCCCTCTGTATAGAAGACATTGTTTCTGATTATGAACAAGAGAGTCAAGGCTCAGATGATCTGTTTCAGGATACAGTTCAAGGTTGTCAGAATTTGAAAGAGATTTGCTGA
- the LOC110782615 gene encoding early nodulin-like protein 21, which yields MAKFSTIKACKFSLILAILFVFHVSCFQYEVGGEKGWIKPDGSELETYNEWAEQNRFHIGDSINFKYTNDSVLLVERSDYEDCNVKNPMLKFDDGNTVYEFDKSGFVYFISGKPKHCQAGQKMIIRVMVQYAAHHPTASSPAPSSQGPTDAGYGFITDSSGPTSTNSSDMLSVTSYCLTLFMGVVIVLYLFMD from the exons ATGGCCAAGTTTTCAACAATCAAAGCTTGTAAATTTTCTCTGATTTTAGCCATTCTCTTTGTGTTCCATGTTTCCTGCTTTCAGTATGAAGTAGGAGGTGAAAAAGGATGGATTAAACCCGACGGAAGCGAGCTCGAGACTTACAATGAGTGGGCAGAACAAAACAGGTTTCACATCGGAGACTCCATCA ATTTCAAGTATACAAATGACTCAGTGCTCCTGGTTGAGAGAAGTGATTATGAGGATTGTAATGTGAAAAACCCGATGTTGAAATTCGATGATGGCAACACGGTTTATGAGTTTGATAAATCGGGTTTTGTCTACTTTATAAGTGGGAAACCAAAACACTGTCAAGCAGGTCAGAAGATGATCATCCGTGTGATGGTACAATATGCTGCTCATCACCCCACCGCCAGTTCCCCTGCACCCTCATCTCAGGGACCAACTGATGCCGGATATGGGTTCATTACCGACTCGTCGGGACCCACCTCTACCAACTCCAGTGACATGCTGTCTGTCACATCTTATTGCCTGACGCTGTTCATGGGTGTTGTCATCGTGCTCTATCTGTTCATGGATTAA